One window of Pseudacidobacterium ailaaui genomic DNA carries:
- a CDS encoding AraC family transcriptional regulator has product MFSQPHSSKDLRQQTSALHSDLVRRIAARTPQEGENLTAIPGLALYRRSMPSACTTAAYKPGLVLFVQGKKRVNIGKTSYLCDGSSFLLTSVDLPVVSQVLEATPQKPLLSLLWKLDLPEVRRVLHEAELPAPPSPSEALGMAIGVASPALLDACCRLVGLLDTPEDVPFLSHLLQREIIYHLLRSPQGRHLRAIATLGEQSNRAARAIAWLLENYARPLRVEELAALAQMGVSTFHHHFRSLTGMSPLQYQKQLRLHMARERMLHDGLDATRAAFEVGYESPSQFSREYCRFFGQPPMRDVKSRRQEILLASD; this is encoded by the coding sequence GTGTTTAGCCAACCCCATTCCAGTAAAGACCTGAGGCAGCAGACCTCCGCCCTGCACTCTGACTTGGTTCGGCGCATCGCTGCGCGCACTCCGCAGGAGGGCGAGAACCTTACCGCCATACCCGGTCTGGCACTTTACCGCCGCAGCATGCCCAGCGCCTGCACCACGGCCGCTTACAAGCCTGGCTTGGTCCTCTTTGTACAGGGAAAAAAGCGCGTCAACATCGGCAAGACCTCCTATCTCTGTGATGGGTCTTCATTTCTGCTTACTTCGGTGGACCTGCCCGTTGTCAGTCAGGTCCTCGAAGCCACCCCGCAGAAGCCGCTCCTCAGCCTGCTGTGGAAGTTGGACCTGCCCGAAGTCCGCCGGGTGCTGCATGAGGCCGAACTTCCCGCGCCCCCATCGCCTTCTGAAGCACTAGGCATGGCCATTGGTGTCGCGTCCCCAGCGCTGCTGGATGCATGCTGCCGCCTGGTCGGCCTGCTGGACACCCCGGAGGACGTCCCTTTCCTTAGCCACCTGCTGCAGCGCGAAATCATCTATCATTTGCTGCGCAGTCCGCAGGGAAGACACCTGCGCGCCATCGCCACACTGGGCGAGCAGAGCAACCGGGCCGCCCGGGCCATCGCATGGCTGCTTGAGAATTATGCCCGGCCCCTCCGCGTCGAGGAGCTTGCTGCCCTCGCCCAGATGGGCGTCTCCACCTTCCACCATCATTTCCGTTCACTCACCGGTATGAGTCCTCTGCAATACCAGAAGCAGCTGCGCCTCCACATGGCGCGCGAACGCATGTTGCACGATGGCCTGGACGCCACCCGCGCCGCCTTTGAGGTTGGCTACGAGAGTCCCAGCCAGTTCAGCCGCGAATATTGCCGCTTCTTCGGCCAGCCTCCGATGCGTGATGTAAAATCGCGGCGGCAGGAAATCTTATTGGCCAGCGATTGA
- a CDS encoding amidohydrolase yields the protein MKRFAIFLATLASVAGAQTTKPADAIYLHGNILTGVDLESGRPQRVSALAIRNGIIVAAGGETDIQPWKSPATQVVDLHGAFVMPGFNDAHAHLGDAGRIKLSVDLTGVRSLAEMQQRIQMAAKSSSSGAWLTGGGWDHTLWPTKKLPSKSDLDSVTGDHPAFLVRVDGHIAVANSAALAAAGITRNTSDPPGGKIDRDASGDATGILRETAQSLVEKYIPPPDLALRRRGIELALADAVEHGVTSVQDFSDREDFLIYEQLEREGKLPVRISEWMPFNLSVEELKQYQSSHPQDDPMLHTTMLKGFMDGSLGSRTAALKAPYSDDPGNSGIPRYDQQKLNQMTAERAQAGFQMGFHAIGDRAVSMALDAFAAAQNAGPLRANMTSLRVGTHKVLRATLAGQRNRIEHSQVVDPADFARYRQLGVIASMQPNHLLTDMNWAEQRLGPERSKYAYAWKSFLDAGVPLAFGTDYPVEPITPFRGLYASITRMNEAGTMDFHPEQKITIWQAIYAYTQGSAYAEFMEQKKGRLAPGFLADFVVLDRDVTTVPPPEILKTRVLRTVTNGKTVYLAGVHTR from the coding sequence GTGAAGAGATTTGCAATTTTCCTTGCCACCCTTGCCTCGGTTGCCGGAGCGCAGACGACGAAGCCCGCTGACGCCATCTACCTGCATGGCAACATTCTCACCGGCGTGGACCTCGAATCTGGCCGCCCGCAGCGGGTCTCAGCGCTGGCCATCCGCAACGGCATCATTGTCGCTGCCGGAGGCGAGACGGACATCCAGCCCTGGAAAAGCCCCGCTACCCAGGTAGTGGATCTGCATGGCGCCTTTGTCATGCCCGGGTTCAATGATGCCCACGCCCATCTGGGCGATGCGGGACGCATTAAGCTTTCCGTGGACCTGACCGGGGTCCGTTCCCTCGCCGAAATGCAGCAGCGCATCCAGATGGCCGCGAAATCCAGCTCCTCGGGAGCATGGCTGACTGGAGGTGGATGGGACCATACCCTCTGGCCCACGAAAAAATTGCCGTCTAAAAGTGACCTGGATTCCGTTACCGGGGACCATCCGGCCTTTCTCGTCCGCGTGGATGGACACATCGCCGTCGCCAACTCCGCAGCGCTGGCCGCTGCCGGAATCACCCGGAACACTTCCGACCCCCCAGGCGGAAAGATCGACCGCGATGCCAGCGGCGACGCCACCGGCATCCTCCGCGAAACAGCACAATCGCTGGTGGAGAAGTACATTCCTCCGCCCGACCTGGCTCTGCGCAGACGCGGCATCGAGCTTGCCCTTGCCGATGCAGTCGAGCACGGCGTCACGTCCGTGCAGGACTTCTCGGACCGCGAGGATTTCCTCATCTACGAGCAGCTGGAGCGCGAGGGCAAGCTGCCCGTCCGCATCAGCGAATGGATGCCCTTCAATCTCTCCGTGGAGGAGTTGAAGCAGTACCAGTCTTCCCATCCCCAGGATGACCCTATGCTGCATACAACCATGCTCAAGGGTTTTATGGATGGATCACTCGGTTCGCGCACGGCTGCGCTCAAGGCCCCCTACAGCGATGATCCAGGCAACTCCGGGATCCCCCGCTATGACCAGCAGAAACTCAATCAGATGACTGCCGAGCGCGCGCAGGCCGGCTTTCAGATGGGCTTTCATGCCATCGGTGATCGCGCCGTGAGCATGGCGCTGGATGCCTTCGCCGCAGCACAGAACGCAGGCCCCTTACGGGCCAACATGACGTCCCTGCGCGTCGGTACGCACAAGGTCCTTCGCGCCACCCTGGCTGGGCAGCGCAACCGCATTGAACATTCGCAGGTGGTCGACCCCGCCGACTTTGCCCGTTACCGCCAGCTCGGCGTCATTGCCTCCATGCAGCCCAACCATCTGCTCACAGACATGAACTGGGCTGAACAGCGTCTGGGCCCCGAACGATCGAAATACGCTTATGCCTGGAAGTCGTTCCTGGATGCAGGCGTTCCCCTCGCCTTCGGCACCGATTACCCGGTCGAACCCATCACGCCATTCCGCGGACTCTATGCCTCGATCACTCGAATGAATGAAGCCGGAACGATGGACTTTCACCCCGAGCAGAAGATCACGATCTGGCAGGCCATCTACGCCTACACGCAGGGTTCAGCCTACGCGGAATTCATGGAGCAGAAAAAGGGACGGTTGGCCCCTGGTTTTCTTGCGGACTTTGTCGTACTGGATCGGGATGTGACGACCGTCCCCCCGCCGGAAATTCTGAAAACCCGGGTGCTTCGGACCGTGACCAATGGAAAGACAGTCTATCTTGCCGGCGTCCACACCCGGTAG
- a CDS encoding potassium channel family protein encodes MPLFSLIAGVACLMLALLDAFQTVILPRRATGRFRITHLFYAITWRPWAWLACRVSNERKRETMLSFYGPLSLVLLIIIWAAALVLGFALIFYGLSSPFLDPLGRPVGLRSDLYVSGTTLFTLGLGDVVPHSYLIRDLVILEAGMGLGFVAMVIGYFPVLYSAFSRREVSISLLDARAGSPPTAAELLRRHSFVGGDAALTLLLEEWERWSAELLESHISYPLLCYFRSQHTHQSWLSALTAVLDTCALLIAGVQERPARQAQLTFAMARHALADLAQIFSLKTVANLPNRLTEEQFHMLYDQLCQSGMRLCRDPRSQQRLQQLRQMYEGHAQALSSYLCMPLPPWISEHPRRDNWLSVLQIRAEAEAVNSASGSSSQPVIVEEEHHAF; translated from the coding sequence ATGCCCCTGTTCAGCCTGATTGCCGGAGTCGCCTGTCTCATGCTGGCGCTGCTGGATGCCTTCCAGACCGTCATTCTTCCCCGACGCGCCACCGGCCGCTTCCGCATCACCCACCTCTTCTACGCTATTACCTGGAGGCCCTGGGCATGGCTTGCCTGCCGCGTCAGCAACGAACGCAAGCGCGAAACTATGCTCAGCTTTTACGGTCCGCTTTCGCTTGTGCTGTTGATCATTATCTGGGCCGCGGCGCTGGTGCTCGGCTTCGCCCTCATCTTTTACGGCCTCAGCTCGCCTTTCCTTGACCCTCTCGGGCGGCCCGTCGGGCTTCGCTCGGACCTTTACGTCAGCGGAACGACCCTCTTCACCCTCGGCCTCGGCGACGTGGTACCACACAGCTACCTCATCCGCGACCTGGTCATTCTGGAAGCCGGCATGGGCCTCGGCTTCGTCGCCATGGTCATCGGGTATTTCCCTGTTCTCTACAGCGCCTTTTCGCGCCGCGAAGTCAGTATTTCGTTGTTAGACGCACGCGCAGGATCCCCTCCCACTGCAGCGGAACTTCTGCGCAGACACTCTTTTGTTGGCGGCGATGCCGCGCTCACACTGCTCCTCGAAGAATGGGAGCGCTGGTCCGCCGAGCTTTTGGAAAGCCACATCTCATACCCGCTGCTTTGCTATTTCCGTTCGCAGCACACACACCAGAGCTGGCTCAGTGCCCTCACCGCCGTCCTGGACACCTGTGCCCTGCTCATCGCCGGGGTACAGGAGCGCCCCGCCCGCCAGGCACAACTTACCTTTGCCATGGCCCGTCATGCTCTGGCTGACCTTGCACAGATTTTTTCCCTGAAAACCGTTGCCAACCTCCCGAACCGGCTCACCGAAGAGCAGTTTCATATGCTCTACGACCAGCTATGCCAGTCCGGAATGCGCCTTTGTCGCGATCCCCGTTCCCAACAGCGATTACAGCAGTTGCGCCAGATGTACGAGGGCCACGCCCAGGCACTAAGCAGCTATCTCTGTATGCCCTTGCCGCCGTGGATCTCAGAACACCCTCGCCGGGACAACTGGCTGTCCGTCTTGCAGATTCGGGCCGAAGCCGAAGCCGTAAACAGCGCTTCCGGTTCATCTTCCCAGCCGGTCATCGTTGAGGAGGAACATCATGCGTTCTGA
- a CDS encoding NAD(P)-dependent alcohol dehydrogenase, with the protein MYKAKAYAAKSETSPLAATTIPRREPTEQDVQIEILYCGICHSDLHQVRNEWKEVMPTVYPCVPGHEIVGRVTKVGAGVTKFQPGDLAAVGCMVDSDGTCPECKAGLEQFCANMTLTYNFPDKHLGGVTYGGYSDSIVVDERFVLKVPGNLDLAGTAPLLCAGITTYSPMRHWGVTKGKKVGVVGLGGLGHMAVKFAHALGAHTVVFTTSPGKKEDALRLGADEVVISRNADEMKKHVGSFDFILDAVSAEHDINAYLQLLRRDGNLTMVGAPEKPLPVSVFGLIFGRRSLSGSPIGGIAETQEMLDFCGQHNLTADVEVIPIQKVNEAYERLLKSDVKYRFSIDMASLKAE; encoded by the coding sequence ATGTACAAGGCCAAGGCCTATGCGGCCAAGAGCGAGACCTCTCCGCTTGCGGCGACGACGATCCCGCGACGCGAACCGACGGAGCAGGATGTGCAGATTGAAATTCTGTATTGTGGCATTTGCCACTCAGACCTGCATCAGGTGCGGAATGAGTGGAAAGAGGTCATGCCCACGGTCTATCCCTGTGTGCCGGGGCACGAGATTGTTGGGCGGGTCACGAAAGTGGGTGCAGGTGTGACGAAGTTCCAGCCTGGGGACCTGGCCGCGGTCGGCTGCATGGTGGATTCTGACGGGACGTGTCCGGAGTGCAAGGCCGGACTGGAGCAGTTCTGCGCAAACATGACCCTGACCTATAACTTTCCGGACAAGCATCTGGGAGGCGTGACCTATGGCGGATATTCGGACAGCATCGTTGTTGATGAGCGATTTGTACTGAAGGTGCCGGGGAACCTGGACCTTGCCGGGACGGCACCGCTGCTGTGCGCCGGCATTACGACCTATTCGCCCATGCGGCATTGGGGAGTGACGAAGGGAAAGAAGGTAGGCGTTGTTGGACTGGGAGGTCTGGGGCACATGGCAGTGAAGTTTGCGCATGCGCTGGGTGCGCACACTGTGGTCTTTACGACTTCGCCCGGTAAGAAAGAAGACGCACTACGGCTGGGTGCAGATGAAGTGGTCATCTCGCGCAACGCAGATGAGATGAAAAAGCATGTTGGCAGCTTCGATTTCATTCTGGATGCGGTGTCAGCCGAGCACGACATCAACGCCTACCTGCAACTGCTGCGAAGGGACGGAAACCTGACGATGGTCGGTGCGCCGGAAAAGCCGCTGCCAGTCAGTGTCTTTGGTCTTATCTTTGGACGGCGCAGCCTTTCGGGTTCTCCCATTGGCGGGATTGCGGAGACCCAGGAGATGCTGGACTTCTGCGGGCAGCACAACCTTACGGCGGACGTAGAAGTGATTCCGATCCAGAAAGTGAACGAGGCCTATGAGCGCCTGCTGAAGTCGGATGTGAAGTACCGCTTTTCGATTGATATGGCTTCACTCAAGGCTGAATAA
- a CDS encoding ABC transporter permease → MQAIFEDIRYALRQFRKAPGFTITAVLTLALGIGANTAIFSVVYAVLMHPSGVDAPERVAVMRTKYAALGMDFPVVSVPDFADAASLKEQVEAAALERGSSYNIVHDGRTEHLDGSQVTWQWFNVFGARPILGRTFSPEEDRADANYVAVLSYGAWQKLFGGARNVIGQTIILNEKSYRVIGVMRSDFDWPRGNELWTPMGLDPKEYDLSNRFNEGSTAFVRLRPGVTLSAFNAGLAAKSRDEYRREGANSFAKRSQWGMSSTPLTEFAAGPLRKPLYVLLGVVAFVLLIASANVAGLFLARASARSREFVVRTALGASAWRLVRQLLAETVLLSGGAVLLGVLLGPVFGRMLLWMVPRGLGEGYAVKMSSEVLAFTAGVGLLTALIAGIGPAAKIVRSQKKLDLHEGGRSVTASIDKQRLRSAFVIGEVAMAFVLLAGAGLFLASLRQLQQVHPGFDPHGVLMGTVYLSGESYKENRERQGNFVNSVLQFMEGQPGVKSAAAATFVPFSNQDAASSFTIEGRITGPNDPGPHSQLNYVTADYLKVMQIPLLAGRWIRDEDRADTQTVVVIDQKLAKKYWPNENPIGQHLRSSRRDAWAEVVGVVAEVKPDSLEEDTSDGIRYYSYQQGTPGQATFVVRTNGDPYSLASALHRAVAAADSSQAVFDISSLESRVQASLASRRLIVWLLTAFAGLALLLALIGIYGLISYVTLQRTNEIGIRMALGAQRAQVVGLVLKDALRWVTAGLVVGMGLALVAVSVLRHAFAGFGEGMAVSFAVSLTALLVAGAAAGLLPARRAASIDPAKTLRNE, encoded by the coding sequence ATGCAGGCCATCTTTGAAGACATTCGTTATGCACTGCGGCAGTTTCGCAAAGCGCCGGGATTCACCATCACAGCGGTTTTGACCCTGGCGCTCGGGATTGGTGCCAATACGGCGATCTTCAGCGTGGTATATGCCGTGCTGATGCACCCTTCCGGGGTGGATGCGCCGGAGCGCGTGGCTGTGATGCGGACAAAATATGCGGCCCTGGGCATGGATTTTCCCGTCGTCTCCGTGCCTGATTTTGCCGATGCGGCTTCATTGAAAGAGCAAGTGGAAGCGGCGGCATTGGAACGCGGCAGTAGCTACAACATTGTCCACGACGGAAGAACGGAACACCTGGACGGGTCGCAAGTGACGTGGCAGTGGTTCAACGTTTTTGGGGCAAGGCCGATCCTGGGACGGACATTTTCTCCCGAAGAGGACAGGGCCGATGCGAATTATGTCGCCGTCCTGAGCTATGGTGCATGGCAGAAACTGTTTGGCGGTGCGCGCAACGTCATCGGGCAAACGATCATACTCAACGAGAAGTCTTATCGCGTCATTGGCGTAATGCGCAGCGACTTCGACTGGCCCCGAGGCAATGAATTGTGGACGCCCATGGGGCTTGATCCCAAAGAATACGACCTGAGCAACCGTTTTAATGAAGGCTCGACGGCCTTTGTGCGTCTGCGACCGGGAGTAACACTGTCGGCGTTCAATGCCGGGCTGGCAGCGAAATCGCGCGATGAATATCGGCGGGAGGGGGCCAACAGCTTTGCAAAAAGGTCACAATGGGGCATGTCCTCAACTCCGCTGACGGAATTTGCCGCCGGGCCTTTGCGCAAACCGCTTTATGTGCTGCTGGGAGTGGTGGCGTTCGTATTGCTTATCGCCTCAGCAAATGTTGCTGGACTTTTTCTGGCGCGGGCCTCAGCGCGAAGTCGGGAGTTTGTGGTGCGGACTGCGCTGGGCGCCAGCGCATGGAGACTGGTCCGCCAACTGCTGGCTGAGACTGTACTGCTTTCCGGCGGTGCTGTGTTGCTTGGTGTTCTCCTGGGGCCGGTATTCGGACGCATGTTGCTGTGGATGGTCCCGCGGGGCCTTGGGGAAGGTTATGCCGTAAAGATGTCCAGCGAAGTGCTTGCGTTTACGGCAGGGGTGGGCCTTCTGACTGCACTGATCGCAGGCATAGGACCGGCGGCGAAGATTGTCCGCTCGCAGAAAAAGCTTGATTTGCATGAGGGAGGACGGAGTGTAACGGCCTCGATTGATAAGCAGCGGCTGCGCAGTGCGTTTGTGATTGGTGAAGTCGCCATGGCCTTTGTACTACTGGCCGGCGCAGGGCTTTTCCTGGCCAGCCTGCGGCAGCTGCAACAGGTCCATCCCGGGTTTGATCCGCATGGTGTGCTGATGGGCACGGTATATCTCTCAGGAGAATCCTATAAAGAAAACCGGGAGCGGCAAGGGAATTTTGTGAATTCCGTGCTGCAATTCATGGAAGGCCAGCCGGGAGTGAAATCCGCAGCCGCCGCAACCTTTGTGCCTTTCAGCAATCAGGATGCGGCCAGCTCCTTTACCATTGAAGGTCGCATAACGGGACCGAATGATCCGGGACCGCACAGCCAACTGAACTATGTGACAGCAGACTATCTGAAGGTCATGCAGATTCCATTGCTGGCCGGACGGTGGATCCGTGATGAAGACCGCGCGGATACGCAAACGGTGGTCGTGATTGACCAGAAGCTGGCGAAGAAATACTGGCCGAATGAGAACCCCATTGGGCAGCATCTGCGGTCCAGCCGTCGGGATGCATGGGCCGAGGTGGTGGGGGTGGTGGCTGAGGTGAAACCTGACTCACTCGAAGAGGACACCAGCGATGGCATCCGGTATTACTCCTACCAGCAGGGAACTCCGGGGCAGGCCACTTTTGTTGTGCGAACGAACGGTGATCCCTATTCGCTGGCGTCCGCGCTCCATCGCGCCGTTGCTGCGGCGGATTCTTCCCAGGCGGTGTTTGATATCAGCTCTCTGGAATCGCGCGTGCAGGCTTCGCTGGCATCGCGACGATTGATTGTGTGGCTGTTGACGGCCTTTGCCGGACTGGCGCTTCTGCTTGCGCTGATTGGAATCTATGGACTCATCAGCTATGTGACGCTGCAGCGTACGAATGAAATCGGTATCCGCATGGCGTTGGGCGCACAGCGAGCGCAGGTGGTTGGGCTTGTTCTGAAGGACGCGCTGCGCTGGGTGACAGCAGGACTGGTGGTAGGGATGGGACTAGCGCTGGTTGCAGTTTCCGTCCTGAGACATGCTTTTGCCGGGTTTGGGGAAGGCATGGCCGTGTCGTTTGCCGTATCTCTTACCGCACTGCTGGTTGCTGGTGCGGCCGCCGGGCTACTTCCGGCGCGCCGGGCCGCGTCCATTGACCCGGCGAAAACGTTGAGGAACGAATAG
- a CDS encoding DUF1501 domain-containing protein encodes MPITRRIFMKNGAMAVVGASAVPAFLTRTVFGELASARSQGKKLVVIFQRGAADGLNIVVPHRESEYYRLRPSIAIPPNQVLDLDGFFGLHPALQPLKPLWDQRHLAIVHACGSPDPTRSHFDAQDFMESGTPGLKSTPDGWLNRALQAGPPHSGRDSAFRAVALGPQLPRTLQGKIPAVALSNLRDFTVGSPDPASAPVAASFESMYDESVNAVLHGTGTETFEAVKMLKAADPARYTPAPGANYPNGPFGSSLRQMAQLLKANLGVEAAFADIGGWDTHQNQGSVNGQLANRLREFSEGLAAFWTDMGNEAENIVLVTMSEFGRTVHQNGTGGTDHGHANVMFVLGGPVQGGRVYGKWPGMKQEQLYEGRDLAITTDFRQVLGEAAYRTIGATKLDLVFPGAQLSPNRFLNILQA; translated from the coding sequence ATGCCAATCACCCGGCGGATATTCATGAAGAATGGAGCGATGGCCGTCGTTGGCGCCTCCGCTGTTCCCGCGTTTCTCACTCGCACCGTCTTCGGCGAGCTCGCCTCGGCCCGGTCCCAGGGTAAAAAGCTTGTCGTCATTTTCCAGCGTGGCGCCGCCGACGGCCTCAACATCGTTGTCCCCCACCGCGAAAGCGAATATTATCGACTCCGTCCTTCCATCGCCATTCCGCCCAATCAGGTTCTGGACCTCGACGGCTTCTTCGGGCTGCATCCGGCCCTTCAGCCCCTCAAGCCTCTTTGGGACCAGCGGCATCTGGCCATCGTCCATGCCTGTGGCTCCCCGGACCCAACACGCTCGCACTTTGATGCGCAGGACTTTATGGAAAGCGGTACCCCCGGTCTCAAGTCCACGCCCGATGGCTGGCTCAACCGCGCTCTTCAGGCCGGGCCGCCCCATTCCGGCCGAGACTCTGCCTTCCGCGCTGTGGCCCTCGGACCACAGCTGCCTCGTACCCTGCAAGGCAAAATCCCCGCGGTCGCCCTCAGCAATCTGCGTGATTTCACCGTCGGCAGTCCGGACCCCGCCTCGGCCCCCGTGGCCGCCTCTTTTGAAAGCATGTACGACGAGAGCGTCAATGCAGTGCTTCACGGTACCGGAACGGAGACCTTCGAGGCCGTAAAAATGCTCAAGGCCGCGGACCCTGCCCGATACACGCCTGCCCCCGGGGCCAACTACCCCAACGGCCCCTTTGGGTCCAGCCTGCGCCAGATGGCCCAGCTCCTCAAGGCCAACCTCGGCGTCGAAGCCGCCTTTGCCGACATCGGCGGATGGGACACCCACCAGAACCAGGGCAGCGTCAACGGACAATTGGCCAACCGCCTCAGGGAATTCAGCGAAGGCCTCGCCGCCTTCTGGACAGACATGGGAAATGAGGCGGAAAACATCGTCCTCGTCACCATGTCAGAGTTCGGACGCACCGTCCATCAGAACGGTACCGGCGGCACAGACCACGGCCACGCCAACGTCATGTTTGTTCTGGGAGGCCCGGTCCAAGGCGGCCGCGTCTATGGCAAATGGCCAGGAATGAAGCAAGAACAGCTCTACGAGGGCCGCGACCTTGCTATCACCACTGACTTCCGGCAGGTCCTCGGCGAAGCCGCTTACCGCACCATCGGGGCAACAAAACTGGACCTCGTCTTTCCAGGAGCGCAGCTGTCGCCCAACCGCTTCCTGAACATTCTGCAAGCGTGA
- a CDS encoding DUF2255 family protein, with the protein MPHVTVKLWPGKSEQQKKRLSDEIVKDVMSILDYPEESVSIAIEEVGPKEWTKSVYEPEIQAKWDKLYHQPGYKPSGDESRQIGMSSMTQKTWSKDELRKIAHTDDLHISPFREDGKTYGTPTWIWSVVVDDGLYVRAYNGKHSRWYQAAMRQKAGRITAGGITKEVSFEPVEGAINDRIDDAYRAKYKSSPYLGPMISAKTRAATVKIVPREPNASAF; encoded by the coding sequence ATGCCCCATGTAACCGTGAAGTTGTGGCCTGGTAAATCGGAGCAACAGAAGAAGCGCCTTTCCGACGAGATTGTGAAGGATGTGATGTCCATCCTGGACTATCCCGAGGAGTCGGTTTCCATTGCGATCGAAGAAGTTGGACCAAAGGAATGGACGAAAAGCGTGTACGAACCGGAGATCCAGGCCAAGTGGGACAAACTCTATCACCAGCCGGGGTATAAGCCATCGGGTGATGAATCGAGGCAAATTGGAATGAGCAGCATGACGCAGAAAACCTGGTCGAAGGACGAGTTGCGCAAGATTGCCCATACGGATGATCTGCACATTTCGCCCTTTCGCGAAGACGGCAAAACCTATGGCACGCCTACATGGATCTGGTCTGTCGTTGTAGACGATGGTCTTTACGTTCGGGCCTATAACGGAAAGCACTCACGCTGGTACCAGGCAGCGATGCGACAGAAGGCAGGCCGAATTACCGCTGGCGGCATCACGAAAGAAGTGTCCTTTGAGCCGGTCGAGGGGGCCATCAACGACCGCATCGATGATGCTTATCGCGCGAAGTACAAAAGTAGTCCGTACCTGGGGCCGATGATAAGCGCCAAAACGCGTGCAGCAACGGTAAAAATCGTGCCCCGCGAGCCCAACGCATCAGCGTTCTAG
- a CDS encoding 1,9-bis(guanidino)-5-aza-nonane synthase — protein MPTKQELLKDPIQHIDIKKYNVVELVEAMKHMAYSSRDLYRAASIYERMLRDKECGVILCLAGSLISAGLKQIFIDLIRNNMVDAVVSTGANIVDQDFFEALGFRHWIADDILKQGTEDAMLRELMIDRIYDTLIDEEELRICDETTEKIANALDPRPYSSREFIRAMGAYLEQEGKTPEKGGVDSIVYAAYQKDVPIFCPAFSDCSAGFGLVAHQHARQDKPKVSIDSAKDFYELTQLKIANPTTGLLMIGGGVPKNFAQDIVVAADILGNEAPMHKYAIQITVADVRDGALSSSTLKEASSWGKVDTTYEQMVYSEATLALPLITGYAYHKKAFEGRQERRWARLLEPVTA, from the coding sequence ATGCCTACCAAACAGGAACTTCTGAAAGACCCCATCCAGCACATCGACATCAAGAAATACAACGTGGTGGAGCTGGTGGAGGCCATGAAGCACATGGCCTACAGCTCCCGTGACCTCTACCGGGCAGCTTCGATTTATGAGCGCATGCTGCGCGACAAGGAGTGCGGGGTGATCCTGTGCCTGGCCGGGTCGCTGATTTCGGCCGGTCTGAAGCAGATCTTCATTGACCTGATTCGCAACAACATGGTGGATGCTGTTGTTTCCACGGGTGCGAACATCGTGGACCAGGACTTCTTTGAGGCACTGGGTTTTCGGCACTGGATCGCGGACGACATTCTGAAGCAGGGCACCGAAGACGCCATGCTGCGGGAGCTGATGATTGACCGCATCTACGATACGCTGATTGACGAAGAAGAGCTGCGGATTTGCGACGAGACCACCGAGAAGATTGCCAATGCGCTTGATCCGCGGCCTTACAGCTCCCGGGAGTTTATCCGTGCGATGGGGGCATATCTGGAGCAGGAGGGCAAGACGCCGGAAAAAGGCGGCGTGGATTCGATTGTTTACGCTGCGTACCAGAAAGATGTGCCGATTTTCTGCCCGGCGTTCAGTGACTGCTCGGCGGGGTTCGGCCTGGTGGCGCACCAGCATGCACGCCAGGACAAGCCGAAGGTATCCATTGATTCTGCGAAAGACTTTTACGAGCTGACACAGTTGAAGATTGCCAATCCAACAACAGGCCTGCTGATGATTGGCGGCGGTGTACCGAAGAATTTTGCGCAGGACATTGTGGTTGCTGCCGACATTCTTGGTAATGAAGCGCCGATGCACAAGTACGCCATTCAGATTACGGTGGCCGATGTGCGCGATGGAGCGCTGTCCTCCAGCACGTTGAAAGAGGCCAGCTCCTGGGGCAAGGTCGATACAACTTATGAGCAGATGGTCTATAGCGAAGCCACTCTGGCCCTGCCTTTGATTACGGGCTATGCCTATCACAAGAAGGCGTTTGAGGGCCGCCAGGAGCGCCGCTGGGCGCGTCTGCTGGAGCCGGTGACCGCCTGA